The Dermacentor silvarum isolate Dsil-2018 chromosome 3, BIME_Dsil_1.4, whole genome shotgun sequence region GCACACGACTGTTCCATGTAACTGAGTCTGCTAAGCGAGGCCTCGGCGATCGCAGCGGTGTACTGCGTAGCGTAACTACTACGGCCGCTACAAGGTGCCATGACGAGCAATCTGGCGGCCGACAACCACTTGCTCCGATTGGTTTCTGTGAGCGACGTAGCTACAAGGGCGTGGCGACATGGGCGTGGCAACCGGAAGCTGCGTCATAAAAAAATTACGAAAATGTCCTAGTTTTGAGCGGGGCCTTGCGCCTTTGCCATCATCCCTTTGTAGCTTCCAAGGCGTTAGTGGAGACGGAAGGGCAAAGAAAGCGTCGCATTGGTGTGGTAACTACCTCTAAGTCAGCTTATATTTGAAGGATTCGAAAACTTTTGCGGAAGAGGACTCATAACGCCACATCCTTTAACAGTGCAGCGAATGTGTGGCTAGTTAAAAAAGTGTTTCAGGTCACCTTTACGGAGGGCTGCCAGAAATTTTGCCACATCAACGCGTATCGCATCCGCGTATAATTAGTACGGCGTCCAAGGAGCTCAAGCGCCACGCTAAAACGTCTTATCGCCATCAGTGTTTCGCCCTAaccaattttaacagcggagctattgtATGTCGAGGCTacgccgtccgtctgtccgccAGTGTCACGCAAGGGGCAGGTTCCGCGCCCCACCGCTTGGGGCGCTGCGCTCAATGAGAGGCCACCTTGATGGATTCCGCTCGGCGCGAGTGGCTGCGGGAGCTCTCTCGAGAGCGGTAGTGCCGTCGCCGGACGAATTCTACGTTTCGAGCACGGGAATCGGaagcgaaacggcagcggtggAAGGCTAATCTGGAGctacgcaagagggaagcgcaagccagacgtaacTGCCAAGAGACCGCTACCAAAGAGGATCATCGGCGGGAAGCGCAAGCGAAACGGCAGTGGCGGGAGGCTAATCCAGAGCTACGCAAGAAAGACACGCAAGTCAAGCGTTCTTGGAAGAAAACGAACCCTCATTTTTCCCAGCAAGAGGCAGAACAAAGACGCAAGCGCAGAGAGACCGCTTTGACCGACGGTGCAAGAGATTTCTTCGACCGGGAGTTAGCAGGGAGTGTTAAGCAGACAGTCAAAACATTAGCCATAATCACACGAAAATCACTGGAAAACAAACATAATCACAACATAATCACAAACTCACACACAATGACAGAAACCCACAAAAAATCACAGAGAAACACAAGTGAActacagctccgctgtttcagcatatttccacattgGGTGGAACTGGGTTGAATTTTTGTGACAGGCGTTAAAATGATTATTTGTAGAAAAAAGTACGCAGCTATCTCGCTTTTTTATCGCACAGACGGCCATTCATTATTATTACATTTGCTCCTCACCAGCTGCTTGCGCGCGCTGGTGAGCAATTCCACGGCTGGTGACCTATagtttctttatttattgtcGCCCGATGCTCTTAGTTTACCTTTGATGAAAGAATATTGTCGGCTTACAGATAATGGGCCACGAGATGATGCACGCATATGACGTGAGAGGAACCGAGTTTGACCACAATGGCTTCAATCGACCCTGGGTGACGCCCAAGTTCAAGAAGAAATACGCCCGAAGGGCACGGTGCATACGGAAATCGCATCAAGCTGCTGTAAGTACATACACCTGGACACAGCTATGCATCTTTCTAGACGCGTTCATCGCGAGCACCCTTGTGAGTCGCAAGTGCCGAAATGGGGTATTTATAGCTCCTTACATAAAGGCATGGCCAATAAGAGCGACGCTGCACTAAAAATGCAACAGTTAGAGGCATTGCAGATGCAAGGCCCTTAGGAAAAATGAGCCTAGGAAGAAATCTTATTTTCGAGGAGGTTTTTCTGTAGCTTGTGTTAATGATAAATATACGATTACTTACTTTTAGTTATCGCTCCCAAAACGCAGTTTACTACTCCAGAAAACTCCTTGTATAATTTGGTAATTTAAGTCCGTAGGAAGTCGGGTGATTCCAGTGTGGACTGCGACAGCAGGTGGCTCAGTATTAACAAAGGCACGCAAAAGCAACAATAAAACGTTCCTGTGCAGCGCATCGGTTCATCTCGCTGACACTGTTGATAGAGCGCCAAGGACAAAAGACAGGGAACGTGACGGGCGTGTGTTGGGTCGTATAAACAGGCAAAAAATAAGCGTAGCTGAATTTGATCGGTCATTTTTTCTGGTCTCGTTCGCGAATGTTGGCGCCGGTTCAACTGAATTAAAAAGAAGATAGAAAATTCCCTAATTTCGTAAATTAAACTATCATGCCTACAATTGCAGCTCAGCGATAGAAATTACGACAATCTCTTTAAAATTCTAGAAACAAATAACGCACCTGAAACAATCAAAACTGCTCTATCATACATTGTTCTGATAAACATCAGTACTTTGCGATTTCGAAGTTTCCAAAACCATCGTAAACATTAAACAAGTTCATGTAACCTATAAATTCTTATATAAAATGTATGTTCTTGAGATAGTCTCACAGATACAGTTTACAGTACTCCGATATCTATTTTTGTAGAGTTGTAAATTCTAtgctttaacttttttttaaacttgcCGATTTCGAGAATATTTACAAaagctttaaaggggccctgaatcacTTTCTgccgaagtggagaaagacatatGAAGTGAAGATAGGCTATTTCGGAATCACTTTGCGGCAAaatgttcagcagaagcggagttattggcaatcaagcgTGCAAACGTCCGATGTGCTTCCCTTcttccttcaatgccttgcactgtgaaggctacggcggagaggGGCGGAGCTACAACGCCCCGCCTCCGAAACGTCACCATGGCGcgtagttcaaatttcattttggagttcctattttggtgcctacgatgcgctaaacgtaagcaaaacgcggttgtcctcagcgagccgcactgctcttagccactggactcgtggcgccacctcgcggcggccgcggtgtagccgaccgcagtggccatagcagccgtgtatttgagtgtgctttattacaaaataaagcacgCAGAAAAGAGCGGGGATtatggggtcttttgaaacgagagcatttgagagaaaggtgactttgcaTTCCGCTTGCGAGCCTCCACGGACCGCtaacgacagcagaacttggctgagatgttcacaacaacgtatgctacccgcggactatgttatttcaccaagcgcgaggggtggttcagggcccctttaaggcccGAAATTAAATTTCATCTTCATAGGATCACTAAAATTTGGAGCTTTCTCCAATtaaaacaaatttcattcaaagcGTTCAAGGTATTGTCTGATCAAAAGCATTTCGGCGTTTTACATCTTTTTGATTAGGAAAATTAGTCGGCCCTGTGCTAAATCTTCCTGATAGGTCTTAAGATTAAAAAAGGCACATGTCGGTCTTTGCTCATGCCTAGTGGAAGTTGATCGCACAAGCAATTATCTACGGAAAAAGGAGACGCAGAAAGCACTATCGAAAGCCGAGAATATTAAATACTAGTAGCTTTCGATATCATTTTCCTGCAAGAAGCCTAAAATATGGTAGATGTCACAACTTTATCACTTGGTTgctaagaataaaaaaaatgaaacaaacagTACACCTATTCATGACCCATTAGCAGTGGAAACAATGTTTCAGACTGCAGTTTCTTTTCCTTTCAAATAATTTCGGCTAACCTTATATTCACTTTAGTTCACCTTATCGTATTttgtcagttctttttttttattccaactGTCGTTTCCAAGTGCTTCAATTGTTCTACATTGATTTAATCTCGGTTTTATTATATTGTTACACTACCTCCGGCAACAAGTTGATTGCCCTCGCAACcgattatacaactcggtttgGGATGACCAGAGCCCTTCCAACCTCCTGtgcaacagacgtagccgacttcctgttgcacaacatcattcttcaccatggcgctcctcgtcaacttcttaccgacCGGGTTCGCTACTTCCTCTCAACAGTTGGGGACGACTTGCTCCGCTCTTGTTCTACCACACACAAACTTActactgcatatcatccgcagacgaatggtcttactgagcggcttaatcgaacaataacggacatgctctccatgtatgtgtctgatgaccatagtgactgggatactgctctcccctttgtcacattcgcgtacaattcctcgcgccacgacaacGCCGGTCACtcgccattttatttgttgttcGGCCGCGATCCCGTATTGCCCTTTGACACAATACTGCCTACCCCTCAAGAGCTCGTGTCTGAGTATGCCCACGATGTCATTGCccgagccgaagaagcacgccaagttACTCACCATCGTCTTCGTGCTTCTCAGATCAAAAagaaaagcatttatgacagtcgtcaccgtgacgctgactatgctcccggggatcttgtccttctatggtctccgacccGCCGCGTTGACCTCTCTGAAAAACTAATTCTCGATTCTCCGGTCCTTACCGGGTCCTTCACCAGGTGACCGACGTGATCTACGAGATCTCTCCGGTCACACCTACTGTTTGCTCCCTCCAGACTCCCCATGACATCGTTCACCTCAGCCGCCTTAAACGCTACCAGTCCTCTTCAACCTAGGAAGCACCGGGATGGCGCTCCCACGGTGGGCGGACATACGTTACCCTGCTCTGCACAATATCGAGGAACAGGAGCTCGAGCTTGAAGACTGAAGAAGActacgcttcagtgactgactggttgtgtcaatcattgtcaattgtgtaaatattgtaaatatattttcccgtcttgcttcttccctccgtcacaatatatatggTACCCAAATATTGATCAATTCCATTGCAAGGTACGTTCCGTCGATGCGAGGGATGGCTAGTACATACGATAGAAACCTTGCTTGGCATTCGTGCTGCAGATACAATGATCCGACTGAGGATATCAACCAAAAATTTCACTAAAAATGACCATCATTATTCCAAGAACCGAACCAGAACTGTAAAGGGAATATTGTTTTTCAGTTAAGGCCGAAATGGTGGTTGGTACATGTCAGACACTTGATCTGGAGGTTTGTTTCCCGTGCATTGATTATATAGTTATTGGTTAGCTAGGTTACCTCATTTCTAAATACACACGCATTCGCCATTACTCTACACGTGGCAGCACCATTAGGGAACGGTCATATTATCAGAATAATGTGCGTAGCATGATGGAGACGGCAGGAAGCGCACCTAAAAGCAATCAAACTGCAACATCTTACGACTGAGCTAATGGGTAACCAAGCTACATTGACTGAATGTCGTTCGCCACTGATTGGAGAGATAATTGAGGAGCGGCCTATTAATTCACGTGGCAAAATCCTGCGCGCTACTAACACCGTCTGTCGGACATCATTTGAAAAGAGAGGACAACAAGCTTTGGCAAATTTAGTCCCGGCGTATGAAACGATGTTGTGAAATAGGAATTTAATCTTGGGATTATGTGTGCAACAGATATGGAGCCCTATAGAGCAGCTGCAGCTCTCCGGGATCTCGGAGTTCTTGAGAGGAGTTCAGTGCAGATCCCACGATGCACGGCAGCAGAGTTGCAATGATAGACGGAGACATCCCAAATCGGTGACGTCATGTACGCAAGTCTCGGGGGCTTATGAAGCATGTGCGTATTTCAGCCTGGTAGACTACCACAGAAAACTTTTGGCTATGCCATTTTGAACCTTAATCAAAGCAAGACGAATAAACAAATGCAGGAGCGAACAAACGCGATCGGCCTCTTTCTGTTAACAAATAAATTTTACAAATGATAGAGCAATAAAGGTAAGGACAAAGAAGctacacaggacgagcgctcgcgTAGCGCTGTCCTGTGTAGTGCGTTTTTTTCCTTGTATATCTTGAGCGATGATTGTTGTTTTTTGTTCAGAACCAAGTCGCCAAAGAAAACACATTCATATCATTGTTTCTCACAGTAAAAGCCATTCTGCTGCTTGATTACTTCTCGGAATGTGCTTAAACGACCGGCTGTAGCTCGCGTAACAGTTTGATTTATTTAACATTCGCGTTATAGATTTATTCTGTACCGTGATCACAATTCGCAGGTAAGGCGGAGGCCCCGGCAACATGTGGTGAATGACACGCTCGACTCCGAGAACCTTGCTGACTTTGTGGGCGTGAGGATTGCATACGACGCCTTCACTTCGTTGTCCCACGAGGAGCGGATGCTCAGATTGGCCGGCCTCAACATATCGGCGGAGAGGCTCTTTTTCATCAGCCACTGTGTCAAGTCGTGCGCTCAGTACAGCCGAATAACGAGCCGCTATGCACCATACCGCTCCCGGTGTATAGTGCCATTGATGAATATGCCCGAGTTCTCGAATGCGTTCGGCTGCGTGGCAGGGCAGCCCATGAACCCGAAAAAGAAGTGCAATTTCTGGTCATAAAATGCTTTCCACTCGCCTTCTTCTCGATACGGTCGCAATGCATGGTCTTCCTtcacatatttttttatttagagcgCTGGTACATTAATTCACGGGAAGCATTATTAGATCTGATTTCGCAACTTCAGCACACGAATTATTTATCACTTTATGGAAGGGAGCTGGCATATGGTAATACTATTTCAGGCGGTATTATTTTTGTTATTAGTCTGAGTGGCACTTCGCCCACTCAGACTAATCAGGAAGTCTCAACGCATGAAGACAAAAGAAAGTTGAATTtttacaacgaaaaaaaaaaaacacgcgaatAATTTTGAGGAGCTTTATCAGATGCACTTGCAGTGTGCTGCGTCTTTTTCTTCTATGGTTCTGTACATAATGCTAATGTATTTCATGCTAAGCCAGAATTATGCTTGATAAATATGGGCtaacaccgtagtggagggctccggattgattttgaaccccaggtggtcaaaattaatccggagccctccactacggcgtgcctcataatcagaactcgttttggcacgtaaaacctcagaaagaagaagtaaaTATGTGGAAAACGTCATTTAACCTTAGAAACTTCATCTTCGACCTTATGTTTGAAACGTGTATTTAAGGTTAAATACAATAATTGGAGGACGCtccagcttcgcctttaagagcggtgATAGCGTTCGCActattcgcatcgcatttttctttatgagtaggcttcactgcaacacacgtgggaaagccagctcacaaagaccaagcttatacAGATCCGCTTAAAGTCTGCTGCACGTTTAAACACAAATGCGTTGCTGGGAATGTAAGCCGTCTTATGTCAAAATGTGAAGAGCCTAGGACCTTCTTattttaattgtttgctgttgcctcgAGGCGCGCGCTTGTTCAAAATTTAtaaaggcttggttttcaacattcccgtCAAtgtgcctagaaccaaagtacagcgaaacaccatcagaattggaggacgcttaagctatgcctttaagagtggaacgcgataccattcaaagatcgctcgctgcttatcaggctttcttTCTCGCATATTTAAATcacaatccaacgctatcatcTGTGTAGATTGTAGTTAAGTGGTACTTTACAATCTTTCAGACAGATtgtactttgagaaattgaatgaaTTCAATGAATGGAAGTAAATTGTGACATATGTTGTAGCTAAGCACACATATTCTGTGAGATTGCTCTTTATCCGCCTTGGTGGGCAAGCGGCTAGGGCATTGCGCTGCttagcccgaggtcgcgggattaaatcccggccgtggcagccgcatttctagGGAGtgtaaaatgcaaaaatgccagcgcattgggtgcatgttaaagaaccccagagggTCGCAATTATTCTGTAGTCCCTcgctacggcgtgccccataatcgcATCGTTTACTGTAAATATATCCGTTTAGCGTAAAGATTTCAATTGCCCCTTTTACTAAAGATTTGGGTCACACAGAATGGACATGtgtgttggatctgcatattaTACACGTGTACATCATGCTAAATTTACTCAAATTACGACAAACGATTTCAAATGAAACATGAATATGGAAGAACATTCAGACTATCCGTTCTTTAAAAGCAATACACTCTCGGCTTTGTTCTTCGAGCTGAGCGTTATTACGAAAGCAGGCGCCATGGCTTACGATATTCATATGTGCCTCGTAATATAGGTTCAAATAAACGGCAATTTGTATAGCCTCAACTATTCATCCGTTTCCACTTAGTCGGGCCACCTTTAAGAAAGTGATGCGTGCTATAACGCATACCCCATCTTGACTAATCTGTGTGGTGGGAAGTGCCGCTCTGCTCTGCACTCAATCACCGCTCAATAACAAATGTAGCCAATACATAAACATTTACTGCTACTAAATAGCTACGAATAGCTAGCTTCACTTTGGATATTTCAACCAATGCCTTCGTTAAAACAAAGAGGTACATTTCCACTCCAGCAACCTCATTACTGTGATGCTGTTcgcttcttctttctagggttttacgtgccaaaaccagttctcattatgaggcacaccatagtggagggctccggaataattttgactacctagggttctttaacgtacactacaacgcaagcacacgggcgtttttgcatttcgcatccatcTAAATCAAGCCGCCGCGGTTGGAGCTGAACATTTGGTCAACTTGAGCTATACTCAAGCTGATAACTTTGATGAAACGTGTGTTGGCAACCTCTAGGACAACAGTATCGACGTATGTGAACCTATTCGAGAACATATCCAAAGATTGTTACCACTATTAGTACCATTACCTAGAGAACACCGTCTGTTATGATTTGGTCGAAATTTTGACCAACTGTGGTTTTTCTTCAACGTAACCATCTATGTGACCAGTCGCTGCACGCTGCGTGCGTGAAACAGCTGACCATAATCCCGACGCAGAAAACCAAGATTTGCGCCGAAGCACAAGACAGGTCGTCGCGGACTATGCAGGTGGCAGTAATGTCAAGGTCGCGGGAACAACACGCTGCataaaaaattatgcgtggctctgctaccgcaaacaccagagaccagtggAGCTGGGGTCTTGATCTCAAGCGACATGTCTACAAAGTGATACAGGCCAGATATACTGGAAAAGGCGTTTTTTTTCTCGACTGTCCACAGACgtaggcacctgccaataacctTTGGTAAAATCAAATCTTAAGAAAAACTTGCACTGACCAGCAAGGGCAAGAACCACGTCGATGCGTGGTATGTGCTCAATGTCAGCAGTCAAGGTCTTATTAAGCTCGCTGAAGTCTATACATAAACGGATCGTATTGTCGGCTTCCATGACAACTACGATGGCAGCGTGATAGGGTGACTGCGACTTTTCAATGACGCCCAATTTAACATTCCTTGCACTTCCTTCTCGACGCTTTCCCGTAAAGCTAGTGGGATAGGACACTGCGGAATTCATTGGCTTATTGGCTTCATTGGCTTATCATTGGCTTCATTGGCTTATCACAGGTCAAGCATTCTTTTGTTCGACAACTTCAAATGGACCCTTCCATTACGTTGATAATTTGTTGGAATTAGTCGGCAGTAGAAGTAGTACTTTATCGCCACCGTTTAAATTGGGAGGACGGCTCTTCCCGTCAAGGTACGTTTCCTGTTTTGCGCGTGCCCACTCCAACTCATCATGGGCGAGTTTGCATGTCTCTTCAATGCGGTTTCGAAGATCGACAAGATAGGTATAGGATGTACTAgtttcgccgtcgatattttTATTGGTTCAGAGCTCTTTGAGGACCGTCAGTGGTCTTCGTACGTGTCGACTATAATTCAACAGAAAAGGCGAGATGCCCCAGCTTACTCGCGGCACCTCTCTGTTGGCGAAGAGCAGAGGAGCGAGGTACCTATCCCACGATCCAGGTTTCTCTTGGCACATCCTCTTCAGCATGGTCTTCAGGGTCCCGTTGAACTTCTCAACGAACCGATTCGCCATGGCATGAGAGGGGGTTGTTCGGAGAAACCTGATGGCAAGTAGACTCCCTACCTCTTCTATGATTTCCGCTGTGAAACTTGTTCCTTGGTCGCTTACGATCTCTTTCGGTAGagcaatcccccccccccaaaaaaaaatctCAAGCATTCCCTCTGCCACGTGCAAAACATCAATTGCAAGGAGAGCAACGGTATCCGCATATCGGGAGGCAGAGTCAATGGGGGTGAAAATATAACGGTTGCCAGGGTCCGATTTCGGTGATAAAGGACTGACTAAATCGACCTAAATGCGCTCAAAAGGTGTACGTATGATGTGCATGTTGCCCAGGGGTGCAACACCAATTTTGGGATTCGGTGCTGTTCGCTGGCACTTATCGCAGGACTTGACGAAATTTTTCACGTCGCCATGCAGATCTGGCTAGTAAAATCCTCCAAGATTCGATCTGTCGTGCGCCGAATGCCTTGATGTCCGGCCATAAGAGTTTTGTGTGCGACTTCAAGGATAGGTCTTCTAACCACCTTCGGCACGATGAGCTGGTTAAATGTCCTGCCAGTAGCTGACAGTACTTTCGGTAGAGAAGCCCAACTTTTTCAAGGAACGAGTAGCAGTGACCTTTTGGTGACGTGAACTTTCTGTCGACGTTATAAAACAGATTGTCACGTTTTGTCGTTATGCTGTTCCTCTGCAAGTTGATCTTTGGTAACGACGCATCACTTTATCTTTGGTACACACAATGCAGTTATCTTATCCCCGTGTGGCGTGAACTCACCGTCCGATGCAGTAAAAGGCGCATTATTTGCGGGTCAACGACCGTGTGGCAGGTTTGCATGGCGAGCGGCATCCTGCTGCCAATTCGCTTCGGCGAAAGTTGgagcattttggtccggctccgtagtgtcttAGGTTGACACCTGAGTTGCGAGGCGCtgagcttcaggaatgcgagtggcagagttcgcagcatGTGCAGCGAACGCACGAAAGCGTTCCGATTTAGACTGGTGTGTCTCTCTTcagaccaaagcgagattcgcctgTCGACGTCGTTGCCTATCTCGCCGCAattttcttagttggtgccacCGCAAGCGAAGAAGTAGGCGGCGTGTAGGCACtcctgatgcatgttgaagcagCACTCCATGGTCGaggaggcgtcacaggctaatcggacgcgaaagacaaatCCTGTGCGGAAACTGCTTCGTTACCTCAGCCGAAGGCCTAGACCGCCTCCGCTACGCTGAGGCTAGCCAAGAGCATACTGCTGGTACTCGTTAgcgtcataatgcagtacttcgcttcaccgctcctagatggtggCACCATCCCTGTCAAGAGGGACCATATTTTACGCGCTCGCGCCGACGTCACAGCCGTTACTGGAAGTTGATGGTGGACCCTGGATAAAATAATGTCGCGTTAAAAAAACGGAATAAATTACAAAGGATAATCTTTGGCGGAAGTGCGTTTCGAACCGGAGACCCACAGGCTCAAAAGACGCGTGTCTTACTCACGTTCCTAGGTAGCAGATCTCTGCATTCTGCTTTATGACATCATACTACTCGCAATCTTCCTTGGACATAAGCGCTCACGTCAAAATAGCCACAGCTTACTCGACAgaatccccattagattctatggaaGTCGGGCAAGTTAGCATGATGTCAAGGATCGAAGTGCAGCGGACTCGTGCTGTCTAGGAGGTGTTGACCTagcgtctgaacgcactcgcttgcccgcgaggagttcataactcgaaggtcTGGTCAGCGACGTTCAATTGGACAATAATTCTTTGGctttcacaactcataagaagtgctttggACTCCTCGAAATTTTTATACTAGTCGAAAGCTATTTTCCAGCTGCTCTTATCGACAGCGCAATTTAGGCATTAACCCTGTGCGTCGGGTTTTTTTTCGGAGGTGACATACCTCGAGCGTCGGTTTCTTTTTCCCGTATATTATAAAACGAGCACTACAATGTAGTCTTGATTATGCAGGGGCAAATAATGACACAGATAATGGCAAATGCTCTCTTGGTATGGTACTCATATTCCTATGTGACGTCAGTGACTCGGTTGGACGGAAACGCGAAAGCATACCACTACGTCAGCGACAATGAGAGGGCCGATATGGGGGCTACATGGAGTAAAGGGAACAAAGCATAGTAGTAcatattgtcacggctcactggagacaagagtgaagagcggtatttaattgagacaattaggacaaagcgctcagttcaaacttcttcttatatagcacctcgcttgcacgtccgaggtcgtcgtctttgttgtcagcgtggttgggcacagatagcgtcgcggcatttgccccctccagaaggagcatcgtcccgatactcggcgGGTAGGACCGGGTGATCAGCAAATTAGAGAGTACCCATGTTATTCAGAAAaataaggtttcatgcgcaccacgtgcacagtctcaggccggttcatacggcgcctcgagcaggatgggctgtcaggaacaacttcatagttgacgtcgctaaggcgtcgtagaaccttgtatggtccgaagtatcggcgtagaagtttctctgcgaggccccggcggcgtactggagtccaaacccagactctttggccgggatggtagacgacgcatcgatggtgGTGATTGTAACGTCGGGCATCTCGCTCTTGCGGgccagttatgcgaacgcgcgcgagctgtcgtgcttcttcggcgcgcgctgtaaaatctgcggcgtcagtctcggaatcgctggaatcatgaggcagcatagcatccagcattgtcGTCACTTCTCGACCGTAgaggagactgaatggtgtcatttttgttgtttcttgtcgagccgtgttataagcaaacatgacgtagggtaatatttggtcccagttcttgtggtccacatcgacatacatgctcagcat contains the following coding sequences:
- the LOC125944541 gene encoding neprilysin-1-like, with the translated sequence MFANIRNVFRDAFNFSTWVKGDVREIAIRKLDRMKSRVGSPGLHLDAAFVEELYRPFPDVPLDGLFPTWIKAVSLSSHYLWTDQTTWLYDEAAVNAFYRLTQNTIVIPTAIIQRPLYYYEGPLALSYGGLGMIMGHEMMHAYDVRGTEFDHNGFNRPWVTPKFKKKYARRARCIRKSHQAAVRRRPRQHVVNDTLDSENLADFVGVRIAYDAFTSLSHEERMLRLAGLNISAERLFFISHCVKSCAQYSRITSRYAPYRSRCIVPLMNMPEFSNAFGCVAGQPMNPKKKCNFWS